The following proteins are co-located in the Ensifer sp. WSM1721 genome:
- a CDS encoding (2Fe-2S)-binding protein has protein sequence MITVTINGVEHSVDAEADMPLLWVIRDLVGLTGTKFGCGMAQCGACTVYVDGSPVRSCQTFIGDIEGSQVTTIEGLQGKVAETVQAVWADLDVPQCGYCQSGQIMSATDLLTNNPKPSDADIDSAMSGNLCRCATYHRIRAGIHEAAKRLEA, from the coding sequence ATGATAACGGTTACGATCAACGGCGTTGAACACTCGGTCGACGCCGAGGCGGATATGCCGCTTCTCTGGGTGATCCGCGATCTCGTCGGATTGACGGGTACGAAATTCGGCTGCGGCATGGCGCAATGCGGCGCCTGCACGGTCTATGTCGATGGTTCGCCCGTCCGGTCCTGCCAGACCTTCATCGGCGACATCGAAGGTTCGCAGGTGACCACCATTGAGGGCCTCCAGGGCAAGGTCGCGGAAACGGTCCAGGCCGTCTGGGCCGATCTCGACGTGCCGCAATGCGGCTACTGCCAGTCGGGCCAGATCATGTCGGCAACCGATCTGCTTACGAACAATCCCAAGCCCAGCGATGCGGACATAGACTCGGCGATGTCGGGCAATCTCTGTCGTTGCGCCACCTATCATCGCATTCGTGCCGGCATTCACGAAGCCGCAAAGCGTCTGGAGGCGTAA